A genomic region of Melanotaenia boesemani isolate fMelBoe1 chromosome 13, fMelBoe1.pri, whole genome shotgun sequence contains the following coding sequences:
- the kdm5bb gene encoding lysine-specific demethylase 5B-B isoform X3 yields the protein MTSPGFHRVETMSQPRPDEFKPPPECPVFEPSWEEFRDPYAFINKIRPIAEKTGICKVRPPPDWQPPFACDVDKLHFVPRIQRLNELEAQTRVKLNFLDQIAKFWDLQGCSLKIPHVERKILDLYKLNKLVADEGGFDVVCQERRWTRIALQMGFAPGKAVGSHLRGHYERILYPYNLFLSGTNLLCVQKPVQPAESADDKEQKLQDQAQRQPPPPPDSCPSARRAKRMKCETTCVKTEPGEAGENRPNLRRRMGSFVAKPEPEKLIPIPVKQEPVESKEPIFEADKPKSRYKKMIPPLPPSPVDLVVCLVCGSGGDEDRLLLCDGCDDSYHTFCLIPPLHDIPKGDWRCPKCLAQVMINSKECNKPHEAFGFEQAYRDYSLRAFGQMADAFKSDYFNMPVHMVPTELVEKEFWRLVGAIEEDVTVEYGADIASKEFGSGFPIPNGKFKVSPADEKYLKCGWNLNNLAMMNPSVLTHVTADICGMTLPWLYVGMCFSSFCWHIEDHWSYSINYLHWGEPKTWYGAPGFAAEQLEEVMKKLAPELFESQPDLLHQLVTIMNPNTLMDYGVPIYRTNQCAGEFVITFPRAYHSGFNQGFNFAEAVNFCTVDWMPLGRQCVEHYRMLHRYNVFSHDEMVCNMASKADRLNMVLASAVHKDMVLMIQEEKEQRDKVKKMGVLHCMEAKYDHLQDDERQCAKCRTTCYLSAITCPCSPGVLVCLYHINDLCSCPITNYTLNYRYTLDDLLPMMNAVKQRAELYDQWACRVTETLEAKLEKKKGLPVFRSLLAESESKLFPDNDLLRRLRLVTQDAEKCASVAQQLLNGKKQTRYRCGSGKSRSQLTVEELSSFVRQLYNLSCSLPQAPMLKELLNRIEDFQQHSEKVLADEAPSVAEIQSLLDISFDFDVDLPELPRLRVRLEQARWLEGVQQASVQPANLSLETMRRLIDQGVGLAPHPSVEKAMARLQEQLTLSEHWEDKASSLLKARPPHSIETLSTAAEKASAIPAYLPNCLLLKDTIRKAREWLQENEELQASGCVLMVDRLSDMVLRGQAIQVHLEPLERLESLLLDVQKWKESAATTFLEKDSTLTLLEVLCPRLEVGNVASPKRKAKKGKEWPKNNKKKTARLNTLCDVEKVLSQSKDSTSATATLEELRVREMETFSNLRAANESKLLPTADCMDLKVCFCQKAPMGAMLQCELCRDAFHSVCVRDLSDSCEARPWLCPYCQRSEKPPLNEVLSLLASLQHIQVRLPEGDSLNYLVERTLNWQQRAQQISQACNFPELEERPGTPPTLTHWVSGCDTQVNNAQAPCLTPEWNRTSHAQTVFYTEQRCIPLQGLNHDLEELLVEGLLLQVSLPQLQSLYHVLLDRASSQHTNRCMSPLQEEASDSDKHMQFISQGTNMPLNQDSTSSTRETMTGSERKTKRHLEREGLDAERKGKDKKHSHKRQKINKKKAQRRAASTSSSPRSDFSQSDDSDEEMAVCPAESCQQPEGDEVDWVQCDGSCNQWFHQVCVGVTAEMAEKEDYICVTCTLNDGHMRK from the exons ATGACCAGTCCGGGCTTCCACCGGGTCGAAACGATGAGCCAGCCTCGACCGGACGAGTTCAAGCCTCCTCCTGAGTGCCCGGTCTTCGAGCCCAGCTGGGAAGAATTTCGAGATCCTTATGCTTTTATCAATAAAATCCGTCCCATCGCGGAGAAAACGGGAATTTGCAAAGTCCGACCACCTCCG GACTGGCAGCCTCCATTTGCGTGTGATGTCGACAAACTTCACTTTGTTCCTCGGATTCAGAGGCTCAATGAACTGGAG GCTCAGACCAGAGTCAAGCTCAACTTTTTGGACCAGATTGCCAAATTCTGGGATTTGCAGGGATGTTCCCTGAAGATTCCTCATGTGGAGAGGAAGATTTTGGATTTATATAAGCTAAATAAG ctGGTAGCAGATGAGGGTGGATTTGATGTTGTCTGTCAGGAGCGGCGTTGGACCAGGATTGCACTACAAATGGGCTTCGCCCCTGGCAAAGCCGTCGGCTCGCACCTGCGAGGGCATTATGAGAGAATCCTCTATCCCTACAATCTGTTTCTGAGTGGAACTAACTTGCTG TGTGTTCAGAAGCCTGTCCAGCCGGCGGAGAGTGCAGATGACAAGGAGCAGAAGCTGCAGGACCAGGCTCAGAGGCAGCCTCCCCCGCCGCCTGACTCTTGCCCCAGTGCTCGCAGAGCCAAGCGCATGAAGTGTGAG ACCACTTGCGTGAAGACTGAACCAGGTGAGGCAGGCGAGAACCGGCCGAACCTGAGGCGGAGGATGGGCTCTTTTGTCGCCAAGCCAGAACCAG AAAAGCTGATTCCCATTCCAGTGAAACAGGAACCAGTTGAGAGTAAGGAACCAATATTTGAAGCCGACAAACCCAAGTCACGGTACAAAAAGATGATTCCACCTCTTCCTCCAAGTCCG GTGGATCTGGTTGTGTGTCTGGTGTGTGGCAGTGGCGGAGATGAAGACCGCCTGTTGCTGTGTGATGGCTGTGACGACAGCTACCACACCTTCTGTCTGATCCCTCCTCTGCACGACATCCCTAAAGGAGACTGGAGATGTCCTAAGTGTCTGGCTCAGGTGATGATAAACAGCAAG GAATGCAACAAACCTCATGAGGCGTTCGGGTTTGAACAAGCGTACAGAGATTATTCTCTACGTGCGTTTGGCCAAATGGCAGATGCTTTCAAATCAGATTACTTCAACATGCCGGTTCAT ATGGTACCCACAGAGCTGGTAGAGAAGGAATTCTGGCGTTTGGTTGGCGCCATCGAGGAAGACGTAACTGTAGAATATGGAGCAGATATCGCCTCAAAGGAGTTTGGCAGTGGATTCCCCATTCCTAATGGAAAGTTTAAGGTTTCCCCAGCAGATGAG AAGTACCTCAAATGTGGTTGGAACCTCAACAACCTGGCCATGATGAACCCGTCTGTGCTGACTCACGTAACAGCCGACATCTGTGGGATGACGCTGCCGTGGCTTTATGTTGGCATGTGCTTCTCCTCCTTCTGCTGGCACATTGAGGATCACTGGAGCTACTCCATCAACTACCTACACTG GGGAGAACCCAAAACCTGGTATGGAGCTCCTGGTTTTGCTgcagagcagctggaggaggtgatgaaGAAATTGGCTCCAGAGCTGTTTGAGTCCCAGCCTGACCTGTTACACCAGCTGGTCACCATCATGAACCCCAACACCCTGATGGACTACGGTGTCCCA ATTTACAGAACAAACCAGTGTGCTGGTGAGTTTGTCATTACGTTTCCCAGAGCATATCACAGTGGCTTCAATCAGGGCTTTAACTTTGCCGAGGCAGTCAACTTCTGCACTGTGGACTGG ATGCCTCTGGGCAGACAGTGTGTCGAACACTATCGGATGCTGCACCGGTACAATGTCTTCTCCCATGATGAGATGGTGTGCAACATGGCCTCAAAAGCAGACAGACTCAACATGGTCCTGGCCTCAGCAGTCCACAAGGACATGGTCCTCATGATCCaagaagaaaaggaacaaaGGGATAAAGTGAAGAAAATG GGTGTGTTGCACTGCATGGAGGCAAAATACGACCACCTCCAAGATGATGAGCGGCAGTGTGCCAAGTGCAGGACCACCTGCTACCTTTCTGCTATCACCTGTCCCTGCAGCCCAGGAGTCCTGGTCTGTCTTTACCACATCAACGACCTCTGCTCCTGCCCCATCACCAACTACACTCTGAA TTACAGATACACACTGGATGACCTGCTCCCCatgatgaatgctgtgaagcagCGAGCTGAGCTGTACGATCAATGGGCCTGCCGCGTGACAGAGACTCTAGAGGCtaaactggaaaagaaaaaag GCCTGCCGGTCTTTCGCTCCCTTCTGGCTGAGTCAGAGTCCAAGCTGTTTCCCGACAACGACCTGCTGCGCCGGCTGCGTCTGGTCACACAAGATGCAGAGAAATGCGCCTCAGTGGCGCAGCAGCTGCTGAACGGCAAGAAGCAGACCAG GTATCGGTGTGGTAGTGGGAAGTCACGGAGCCAGCTGACTGTAGAGGAGCTCAGCTCGTTTGTGAGGCAGCTGTATAACCTCTCCTGCAGCCTCCCTCAGGCACCCATGCTGAAG GAACTCTTAAATCGCATCGAAGACTTCCAGCAGCACAGCGAGAAGGTCCTGGCAGACGAAGCTCCCAGCGTGGCTGAGATCCAGAGCCTGTTAGATATCAGCTTTGACTTTGACGTGGACCTACCGGAGCTGCCTCGGCTGAGGGTGAGGCTGGAACAAGCGCGGTGGCTGGAGGGCGTGCAGCAGGCCAGCGTCCAGCCCGCCAACCTCTCTCTGGAGACCATGAGGAGGCTCATCGACCAGGGAGTTGGTCTGGCACCTCATCCATCTGTGGAGAAAGCCATGGCACGCCTCCAGGAGCAGCTCACTCTGTCCGAGCACTGGGAGGACAAGGCGAGCAGTCTTCTTAAGGCCAG GCCCCCACACTCCATAGAAACTCTCAGCACGGCTGCTGAGAAGGCCTCTGCGATCCCTGCTTACCTCCCAAACTGTCTCCTCCTGAAAGACACCATCAGAAAAGCTCGTGAGTGGCTTCAAGAAAACGAGGAGCTGCAG GCCAGCGGCTGTGTGCTTATGGTGGACCGTCTTTCTGACATGGTGTTGCGAGGACAAGCCATCCAGGTCCACCTGGAGCCTTTAGAGAGGCTCGAGTCTTTATTGCTGGATGTGCAGAAATGGAAAGaatctgcagcaacaactttCCTTGAAAAAGATTCAACCCTCACCTTACTAGAG GTTCTGTGTCCGAGATTGGAAGTTGGAAATGTGGCATCTCCAAAGAGGAAGGCCAAGAAAGGGAAAGAATGgcctaaaaacaacaaaaagaaaactgctcGGCTCAACACTCTCTGTGATGTGGAAAAAGTCCTTTCACAGAGCAAGGACTCTACCTCTGCT ACGGCAACTCTGGAGGAGCTGCGTGTGAGGGAGATGGAAACTTTCTCTAATCTCAGGGCAGCAAACGAGTCAAAGCTCCTTCCCACTGCTGACTGCATGGACCTCAAGGTGTGTTTCTGCCAGAAGGCACCTATGGGTGCCATGCTGCAGTGTGAACTCTGCAGGGATGCCTTCCACAGCGTGTGCGTGAGAGACCTGTCAGACTCCTGCGAGGCCCGGCCGTGGCTCTGTCCGTATTGCCAGCGATCAGAAAAGCCCCCACTGAATGAAGTCCTCTCCCTGCTAGCATCTCTGCAGCACATCCAGGTGCGTCTGCCAGAGGGCGACTCTCTGAACTATCTGGTAGAGAGGACACTTAACTGGCAGCAGCGAGCGCAGCAGATTTCACAGGCGTGCAATTTCCCAGAACTAGAAGAGAGACCAGGAACCCCTCCCACACTAACCCACTGGGTGTCAGGCTGCGACACTCAGGTCAACAACGCTCAG GCTCCATGTTTGACTCCAGAGTGGAATAGGACAAGCCATGCTCAGACTGTCTTCTACACCGAGCAGAGATGCATCCCACTGCAGG GGTTGAATCACGACCTGGAGGAGCTGTTAGTGGAGGGGCTCCTGCTGCAGGTGTCTCTGCCACAGCTCCAGAgcctttaccacgttttattggacagagccagcagccagcACACAAACAGATGCATGTCGCCATTGCAGGAGGAGGCCTCCGACTCTGACAAACACATGCAGTTTATCTCTCAGGGAACAAATATGCCACTGAACCAG GATAGTACCAGCAGCACAAGGGAAACCATGACTGGCTCAGAGAGGAAAACTAAGAGGCATCTGGAGAGGGAAGGTTTAGATGCAGAGCGCAAGGGGAAGGACAAAAAGCACTCTCACAAAAGACAGAAGATCAATAAAAAGAAGGCTCAGCGCCGGGCAGCTTCGACCTCATCGTCACCTCGCTCTGATTTCTCCCAGTCTGACGACTCCGACGAAGAAATGGCCGTGTGTCCAGCAGAGAGCTGTCAGCAGCCAGAAGGAGATGag gtggatTGGGTCCAGTGTGACGGCAGCTGCAATCAGTGGTTTCACCAAGTGTGTGTTGGCGTTACGGCGGAGATGGCCGAGAAGGAGGACTATATTTGTGTCACGTGTACACTGAATGATGGACACATGAGAAAATGA
- the kdm5bb gene encoding lysine-specific demethylase 5B-B isoform X4 encodes MTSPGFHRVETMSQPRPDEFKPPPECPVFEPSWEEFRDPYAFINKIRPIAEKTGICKVRPPPDWQPPFACDVDKLHFVPRIQRLNELEAQTRVKLNFLDQIAKFWDLQGCSLKIPHVERKILDLYKLNKLVADEGGFDVVCQERRWTRIALQMGFAPGKAVGSHLRGHYERILYPYNLFLSGTNLLCVQKPVQPAESADDKEQKLQDQAQRQPPPPPDSCPSARRAKRMKCETTCVKTEPGEAGENRPNLRRRMGSFVAKPEPEKLIPIPVKQEPVESKEPIFEADKPKSRYKKMIPPLPPSPVDLVVCLVCGSGGDEDRLLLCDGCDDSYHTFCLIPPLHDIPKGDWRCPKCLAQECNKPHEAFGFEQAYRDYSLRAFGQMADAFKSDYFNMPVHMVPTELVEKEFWRLVGAIEEDVTVEYGADIASKEFGSGFPIPNGKFKVSPADEKYLKCGWNLNNLAMMNPSVLTHVTADICGMTLPWLYVGMCFSSFCWHIEDHWSYSINYLHWGEPKTWYGAPGFAAEQLEEVMKKLAPELFESQPDLLHQLVTIMNPNTLMDYGVPIYRTNQCAGEFVITFPRAYHSGFNQGFNFAEAVNFCTVDWMPLGRQCVEHYRMLHRYNVFSHDEMVCNMASKADRLNMVLASAVHKDMVLMIQEEKEQRDKVKKMGVLHCMEAKYDHLQDDERQCAKCRTTCYLSAITCPCSPGVLVCLYHINDLCSCPITNYTLNYRYTLDDLLPMMNAVKQRAELYDQWACRVTETLEAKLEKKKGLPVFRSLLAESESKLFPDNDLLRRLRLVTQDAEKCASVAQQLLNGKKQTRYRCGSGKSRSQLTVEELSSFVRQLYNLSCSLPQAPMLKELLNRIEDFQQHSEKVLADEAPSVAEIQSLLDISFDFDVDLPELPRLRVRLEQARWLEGVQQASVQPANLSLETMRRLIDQGVGLAPHPSVEKAMARLQEQLTLSEHWEDKASSLLKARPPHSIETLSTAAEKASAIPAYLPNCLLLKDTIRKAREWLQENEELQASGCVLMVDRLSDMVLRGQAIQVHLEPLERLESLLLDVQKWKESAATTFLEKDSTLTLLEVLCPRLEVGNVASPKRKAKKGKEWPKNNKKKTARLNTLCDVEKVLSQSKDSTSATATLEELRVREMETFSNLRAANESKLLPTADCMDLKVCFCQKAPMGAMLQCELCRDAFHSVCVRDLSDSCEARPWLCPYCQRSEKPPLNEVLSLLASLQHIQVRLPEGDSLNYLVERTLNWQQRAQQISQACNFPELEERPGTPPTLTHWVSGCDTQVNNAQAPCLTPEWNRTSHAQTVFYTEQRCIPLQGLNHDLEELLVEGLLLQVSLPQLQSLYHVLLDRASSQHTNRCMSPLQEEASDSDKHMQFISQGTNMPLNQDSTSSTRETMTGSERKTKRHLEREGLDAERKGKDKKHSHKRQKINKKKAQRRAASTSSSPRSDFSQSDDSDEEMAVCPAESCQQPEGDEVDWVQCDGSCNQWFHQVCVGVTAEMAEKEDYICVTCTLNDGHMRK; translated from the exons ATGACCAGTCCGGGCTTCCACCGGGTCGAAACGATGAGCCAGCCTCGACCGGACGAGTTCAAGCCTCCTCCTGAGTGCCCGGTCTTCGAGCCCAGCTGGGAAGAATTTCGAGATCCTTATGCTTTTATCAATAAAATCCGTCCCATCGCGGAGAAAACGGGAATTTGCAAAGTCCGACCACCTCCG GACTGGCAGCCTCCATTTGCGTGTGATGTCGACAAACTTCACTTTGTTCCTCGGATTCAGAGGCTCAATGAACTGGAG GCTCAGACCAGAGTCAAGCTCAACTTTTTGGACCAGATTGCCAAATTCTGGGATTTGCAGGGATGTTCCCTGAAGATTCCTCATGTGGAGAGGAAGATTTTGGATTTATATAAGCTAAATAAG ctGGTAGCAGATGAGGGTGGATTTGATGTTGTCTGTCAGGAGCGGCGTTGGACCAGGATTGCACTACAAATGGGCTTCGCCCCTGGCAAAGCCGTCGGCTCGCACCTGCGAGGGCATTATGAGAGAATCCTCTATCCCTACAATCTGTTTCTGAGTGGAACTAACTTGCTG TGTGTTCAGAAGCCTGTCCAGCCGGCGGAGAGTGCAGATGACAAGGAGCAGAAGCTGCAGGACCAGGCTCAGAGGCAGCCTCCCCCGCCGCCTGACTCTTGCCCCAGTGCTCGCAGAGCCAAGCGCATGAAGTGTGAG ACCACTTGCGTGAAGACTGAACCAGGTGAGGCAGGCGAGAACCGGCCGAACCTGAGGCGGAGGATGGGCTCTTTTGTCGCCAAGCCAGAACCAG AAAAGCTGATTCCCATTCCAGTGAAACAGGAACCAGTTGAGAGTAAGGAACCAATATTTGAAGCCGACAAACCCAAGTCACGGTACAAAAAGATGATTCCACCTCTTCCTCCAAGTCCG GTGGATCTGGTTGTGTGTCTGGTGTGTGGCAGTGGCGGAGATGAAGACCGCCTGTTGCTGTGTGATGGCTGTGACGACAGCTACCACACCTTCTGTCTGATCCCTCCTCTGCACGACATCCCTAAAGGAGACTGGAGATGTCCTAAGTGTCTGGCTCAG GAATGCAACAAACCTCATGAGGCGTTCGGGTTTGAACAAGCGTACAGAGATTATTCTCTACGTGCGTTTGGCCAAATGGCAGATGCTTTCAAATCAGATTACTTCAACATGCCGGTTCAT ATGGTACCCACAGAGCTGGTAGAGAAGGAATTCTGGCGTTTGGTTGGCGCCATCGAGGAAGACGTAACTGTAGAATATGGAGCAGATATCGCCTCAAAGGAGTTTGGCAGTGGATTCCCCATTCCTAATGGAAAGTTTAAGGTTTCCCCAGCAGATGAG AAGTACCTCAAATGTGGTTGGAACCTCAACAACCTGGCCATGATGAACCCGTCTGTGCTGACTCACGTAACAGCCGACATCTGTGGGATGACGCTGCCGTGGCTTTATGTTGGCATGTGCTTCTCCTCCTTCTGCTGGCACATTGAGGATCACTGGAGCTACTCCATCAACTACCTACACTG GGGAGAACCCAAAACCTGGTATGGAGCTCCTGGTTTTGCTgcagagcagctggaggaggtgatgaaGAAATTGGCTCCAGAGCTGTTTGAGTCCCAGCCTGACCTGTTACACCAGCTGGTCACCATCATGAACCCCAACACCCTGATGGACTACGGTGTCCCA ATTTACAGAACAAACCAGTGTGCTGGTGAGTTTGTCATTACGTTTCCCAGAGCATATCACAGTGGCTTCAATCAGGGCTTTAACTTTGCCGAGGCAGTCAACTTCTGCACTGTGGACTGG ATGCCTCTGGGCAGACAGTGTGTCGAACACTATCGGATGCTGCACCGGTACAATGTCTTCTCCCATGATGAGATGGTGTGCAACATGGCCTCAAAAGCAGACAGACTCAACATGGTCCTGGCCTCAGCAGTCCACAAGGACATGGTCCTCATGATCCaagaagaaaaggaacaaaGGGATAAAGTGAAGAAAATG GGTGTGTTGCACTGCATGGAGGCAAAATACGACCACCTCCAAGATGATGAGCGGCAGTGTGCCAAGTGCAGGACCACCTGCTACCTTTCTGCTATCACCTGTCCCTGCAGCCCAGGAGTCCTGGTCTGTCTTTACCACATCAACGACCTCTGCTCCTGCCCCATCACCAACTACACTCTGAA TTACAGATACACACTGGATGACCTGCTCCCCatgatgaatgctgtgaagcagCGAGCTGAGCTGTACGATCAATGGGCCTGCCGCGTGACAGAGACTCTAGAGGCtaaactggaaaagaaaaaag GCCTGCCGGTCTTTCGCTCCCTTCTGGCTGAGTCAGAGTCCAAGCTGTTTCCCGACAACGACCTGCTGCGCCGGCTGCGTCTGGTCACACAAGATGCAGAGAAATGCGCCTCAGTGGCGCAGCAGCTGCTGAACGGCAAGAAGCAGACCAG GTATCGGTGTGGTAGTGGGAAGTCACGGAGCCAGCTGACTGTAGAGGAGCTCAGCTCGTTTGTGAGGCAGCTGTATAACCTCTCCTGCAGCCTCCCTCAGGCACCCATGCTGAAG GAACTCTTAAATCGCATCGAAGACTTCCAGCAGCACAGCGAGAAGGTCCTGGCAGACGAAGCTCCCAGCGTGGCTGAGATCCAGAGCCTGTTAGATATCAGCTTTGACTTTGACGTGGACCTACCGGAGCTGCCTCGGCTGAGGGTGAGGCTGGAACAAGCGCGGTGGCTGGAGGGCGTGCAGCAGGCCAGCGTCCAGCCCGCCAACCTCTCTCTGGAGACCATGAGGAGGCTCATCGACCAGGGAGTTGGTCTGGCACCTCATCCATCTGTGGAGAAAGCCATGGCACGCCTCCAGGAGCAGCTCACTCTGTCCGAGCACTGGGAGGACAAGGCGAGCAGTCTTCTTAAGGCCAG GCCCCCACACTCCATAGAAACTCTCAGCACGGCTGCTGAGAAGGCCTCTGCGATCCCTGCTTACCTCCCAAACTGTCTCCTCCTGAAAGACACCATCAGAAAAGCTCGTGAGTGGCTTCAAGAAAACGAGGAGCTGCAG GCCAGCGGCTGTGTGCTTATGGTGGACCGTCTTTCTGACATGGTGTTGCGAGGACAAGCCATCCAGGTCCACCTGGAGCCTTTAGAGAGGCTCGAGTCTTTATTGCTGGATGTGCAGAAATGGAAAGaatctgcagcaacaactttCCTTGAAAAAGATTCAACCCTCACCTTACTAGAG GTTCTGTGTCCGAGATTGGAAGTTGGAAATGTGGCATCTCCAAAGAGGAAGGCCAAGAAAGGGAAAGAATGgcctaaaaacaacaaaaagaaaactgctcGGCTCAACACTCTCTGTGATGTGGAAAAAGTCCTTTCACAGAGCAAGGACTCTACCTCTGCT ACGGCAACTCTGGAGGAGCTGCGTGTGAGGGAGATGGAAACTTTCTCTAATCTCAGGGCAGCAAACGAGTCAAAGCTCCTTCCCACTGCTGACTGCATGGACCTCAAGGTGTGTTTCTGCCAGAAGGCACCTATGGGTGCCATGCTGCAGTGTGAACTCTGCAGGGATGCCTTCCACAGCGTGTGCGTGAGAGACCTGTCAGACTCCTGCGAGGCCCGGCCGTGGCTCTGTCCGTATTGCCAGCGATCAGAAAAGCCCCCACTGAATGAAGTCCTCTCCCTGCTAGCATCTCTGCAGCACATCCAGGTGCGTCTGCCAGAGGGCGACTCTCTGAACTATCTGGTAGAGAGGACACTTAACTGGCAGCAGCGAGCGCAGCAGATTTCACAGGCGTGCAATTTCCCAGAACTAGAAGAGAGACCAGGAACCCCTCCCACACTAACCCACTGGGTGTCAGGCTGCGACACTCAGGTCAACAACGCTCAG GCTCCATGTTTGACTCCAGAGTGGAATAGGACAAGCCATGCTCAGACTGTCTTCTACACCGAGCAGAGATGCATCCCACTGCAGG GGTTGAATCACGACCTGGAGGAGCTGTTAGTGGAGGGGCTCCTGCTGCAGGTGTCTCTGCCACAGCTCCAGAgcctttaccacgttttattggacagagccagcagccagcACACAAACAGATGCATGTCGCCATTGCAGGAGGAGGCCTCCGACTCTGACAAACACATGCAGTTTATCTCTCAGGGAACAAATATGCCACTGAACCAG GATAGTACCAGCAGCACAAGGGAAACCATGACTGGCTCAGAGAGGAAAACTAAGAGGCATCTGGAGAGGGAAGGTTTAGATGCAGAGCGCAAGGGGAAGGACAAAAAGCACTCTCACAAAAGACAGAAGATCAATAAAAAGAAGGCTCAGCGCCGGGCAGCTTCGACCTCATCGTCACCTCGCTCTGATTTCTCCCAGTCTGACGACTCCGACGAAGAAATGGCCGTGTGTCCAGCAGAGAGCTGTCAGCAGCCAGAAGGAGATGag gtggatTGGGTCCAGTGTGACGGCAGCTGCAATCAGTGGTTTCACCAAGTGTGTGTTGGCGTTACGGCGGAGATGGCCGAGAAGGAGGACTATATTTGTGTCACGTGTACACTGAATGATGGACACATGAGAAAATGA